Below is a window of Plasmodium brasilianum strain Bolivian I chromosome 14, whole genome shotgun sequence DNA.
ggaaaaaaaaagttggtGATTATGTTAGGACAGATGAAACGTTAACAGTTATCGACACTGATAAAGTTAGTGTTGACATAAATGCAAAATCATGTGGAGCTTTATCTAAAATATTTGCAGAAGCTGGAGACATTGTTTTAGTTGATGCCCCACTATGTGAAATAGATACTTCAGTAGAACCACCTCAAATTATcgcagaaaaaaaagatgaaatagaaaatgaaaaagtaatGAACACTAATAATGAGAAAATAGAACgtgaaaaagatgaaaatttattcaaaGGAAGCAATGTGAATATAAAAGAAACGGAAAAACAagtaaataatgaaaacaaatTAGGCCTCTCCTATGAATTGACAAGCGAACGAACAGAAAAAAGAGTTCGTATGTTACCAATAAGAAAACGAATCGCGGAAAGGTTAAAGGAATCGCAAAATACGTGCGCTTTATTAACAACTTTTAACGAATGCGATATGAGTAAAGTAATAGTCTTAAGAAATGAATTAAAAGATACATTTCAAAAAAAGTATGAGTGTAAATTAGGATTTGTAtccttatttatatatgcttcAACAttagctttaaaaaaaatgccacaagtaaatgcatatattgaaaatgatgaaattgtttataagaattatatagACATTTCTGTAGCAGTAGCTACACCTAATGGGTTAACTGTTCCAGTTATTCGTGATtgtcaaaataaaaaattaccaCAACTAGAATTAGCATTATCTGAATTAGCTACAAAGgcaagaaataataaattatcttTAGATGATTTCACTGGTGGTACATTTACTATATCTAATGGAGGAGTATTTGGTAGCATGTTAAGTACTCCTATTGTTAACATGCCCCAGTCTGCTATTCTAGGTATGCacacaataaaaaatagagcaGTTGTtgttaataatgaaattgtTATAAGACCCATTATGTACCTAGCCTTAACCTATGATCATAGATTATTGGATGGAAGAGATGCTGTGCAATTTTTATCTGCAATAAAAGATTACATAGAAAACCCTAATCTTATGTTAATAGATTGAAGGGAGTCATGGAAGTGCTAAATATAtgcgcatgtatatatatatatatatatatatatatatatatatatatatatatatatatatatgtattctttATATTGTACTTACTCCCcacctttttttcatttcaccCTTTTTAATCTTACCCGATTTATCTGTAATATTAACTATAATTCAGCCTAAATTTATCAACTAATACGTGTACATGGTTGTCGAAACTGTTCAGATTATAATAAGAATTAAAACAACATAGTATACGTGTATTTacctatttttaataatatgaatattttcttataaaatatatatatatatttaccattaaaaatatatccaaAGAATAGTACATTTTTCTTGGCATAAATaaagtttttcattttatactTTTCCTTTGGACAtgccttttccttttttctttatatattttatccaTATAACACCTTAAATAAGAACaatatttaattacaaaCGTTGTATGCTCATCTACGTCATATCTTTaagtaaatgaaatattaagattatgtgcacatatatattcatatactgTTAAATCATTCTTAAattaatttcttctttttttccttgattgtaataaaataaaattagctACATGTTAAGAAAACATCATATAAGGAACATAATTCTTCTGGacacatatgtgtattaaattaaattgtgttttaaagctttttttttttttatatagtaaaattatattaatattaatattcatttttgtttttgttttacttttgtagtggaaaatttaattcataacatataaaatatagttgAATACGTGAAGggataaaacaaatatgcaGTAActcacataaaaaaataacacaaAATAGAATGCgtcaataaaataaactataaaaaaaaggttattCCATAATTAATAGTAtcattatgataataaaaatgataaatcaTAATGGCTTTCTATTTTACTCATTAGAAATATCCTTTCCAGCGTTTTCCACCTGCAATTGGAAcaaagttatatatattatgtgtgAATAAGAAGCTGATGTACACTTATTAAATGGCTGAAAAATAgacataataatatgaacataggaatgtaataaatgaccaaataaaaataacaaaaataatgaattccCCAATTAGcaattacatatgtatagcAAAGTTTACGAAACGTATATGACTAAAATTAagcagtatatatatatgtattatgtatatatctacGTGTGAATTTTCCTCTTCCaataatttcatttgttCCTGGTTATACAAGTCGTCTATCCAtactaataatgaaaaaaaaaaaaagaattgtgtattttttaaaaagaattattctaaaaataaaacaaagagtaatataaaacaatacGGAGAAATAGTAAACCTGGTTTATACTGATCCATCTTTTTAGTTTTGGAATagtttacataaattttctttccattcaattcaaaattattcatattatataacgCGTGTTTGGCATCTTCTTTTTCTACGTATTCTATAAATGCGAAACCtctgtttttttcttaaaaaagaaaaaggaataacGAGAATGgtaagttttttttatttttttattgtactGTTTTATATATCGAAATAGTTAAAGAAAACTTAGAgatgtaataattatatgc
It encodes the following:
- a CDS encoding RNA-binding protein, with product MADDAAEILFVGGIDETLDEKSLYDIFSSFGDIRNIEIPVNVVTKKNRGFAFIEYVEKEDAKHALYNMNNFELNGKKIYVNYSKTKKMDQYKPVWIDDLYNQEQMKLLEEENSHVENAGKDISNE
- a CDS encoding dihydrolipoyllysine-residue succinyltransferase component of 2-oxoglutarate dehydrogenase complex, with protein sequence MTQNLIIRINKPLFNNTSRIKRILFNIENKHRGKYHSSFKRYFSIDTVKVPRLGDSITEGTISEWKKKVGDYVRTDETLTVIDTDKVSVDINAKSCGALSKIFAEAGDIVLVDAPLCEIDTSVEPPQIIAEKKDEIENEKVMNTNNEKIEREKDENLFKGSNVNIKETEKQVNNENKLGLSYELTSERTEKRVRMLPIRKRIAERLKESQNTCALLTTFNECDMSKVIVLRNELKDTFQKKYECKLGFVSLFIYASTLALKKMPQVNAYIENDEIVYKNYIDISVAVATPNGLTVPVIRDCQNKKLPQLELALSELATKARNNKLSLDDFTGGTFTISNGGVFGSMLSTPIVNMPQSAILGMHTIKNRAVVVNNEIVIRPIMYLALTYDHRLLDGRDAVQFLSAIKDYIENPNLMLID